One genomic region from Euzebya tangerina encodes:
- a CDS encoding MGMT family protein encodes MVPRPPRPPGAHDSRPLDTPTLFQTRVIAVVTNLPAGEVMTYAEVAVEAGHPGAGQAVANVLRRVEGLPWWRVIPSTGRLYRTHAPTQGPLLQSEGVDVGEDRWVRPAG; translated from the coding sequence ATGGTGCCCAGACCGCCTCGCCCGCCCGGTGCGCACGACTCGAGGCCGCTCGACACCCCGACCCTCTTCCAGACGAGGGTCATCGCCGTCGTGACGAACCTTCCCGCCGGAGAGGTGATGACCTACGCCGAAGTAGCGGTCGAGGCTGGGCACCCGGGCGCCGGTCAGGCGGTCGCCAACGTCCTGCGTCGCGTCGAGGGCCTGCCCTGGTGGCGGGTCATCCCCTCGACCGGTCGGCTGTACCGCACCCACGCGCCGACCCAGGGACCGTTGCTGCAGTCCGAGGGCGTGGACGTCGGCGAGGACCGCTGGGTGAGGCCCGCAGGCTGA
- a CDS encoding TetR/AcrR family transcriptional regulator: protein MAPTRPPLTRDRVIRAALEIADQHGLDALTMRRLGSELGVTAMSLYKHVPDKDAMVSAMLDHVIAQIDVPAEGVGWREAMERRAASARTVLGRHSWALGLLEERGVTGPVRLRYLDAVLGVLLTAGFSIEEAAHAFWLLDSFVYGHVLQEVGLRQQSDDDGQVGADELPHLTRLRDAMERTRFSLDQEFDRGLRVILDAIDPG, encoded by the coding sequence ATGGCCCCGACCCGCCCGCCGCTCACCCGCGACCGCGTCATCCGGGCCGCCCTCGAGATCGCTGACCAGCACGGCCTGGACGCGCTCACCATGCGTCGACTGGGCAGCGAGCTGGGCGTCACAGCCATGTCGCTGTACAAGCACGTGCCCGACAAGGACGCGATGGTCTCGGCCATGCTCGACCACGTCATCGCCCAGATCGACGTGCCCGCCGAAGGGGTGGGTTGGCGCGAGGCCATGGAGCGCCGTGCCGCCTCCGCCCGGACCGTGCTCGGCCGACACTCCTGGGCGCTCGGGCTGCTCGAGGAGCGTGGCGTCACCGGTCCGGTCCGCCTTCGCTACCTGGACGCGGTGCTGGGTGTCCTCCTCACCGCCGGGTTCTCGATCGAGGAGGCGGCGCACGCGTTCTGGCTGCTGGACAGCTTCGTCTACGGCCACGTGCTGCAGGAGGTCGGTCTCCGTCAGCAATCAGACGACGATGGTCAGGTGGGCGCCGACGAACTCCCGCACCTCACCCGGCTGCGGGACGCAATGGAGCGGACCCGCTTCAGCCTGGACCAGGAGTTCGACCGCGGCCTGCGCGTGATCCTCGATGCCATCGATCCTGGCTGA
- a CDS encoding DUF6326 family protein, which translates to MTDTITADRPLDPRLQIAGLWTAVLLVFAFVDLFSLYRPDVRAELAEGTLAGFEIGEPFLLSATLYVAIPSVMVALTLLLPRRMNRGLNIALGVIYVATIIGAAIGEMAYYLVGSVIEVVLLAVLIVIAWRWPRPA; encoded by the coding sequence GTGACCGACACCATCACCGCCGACCGTCCGCTGGACCCGCGCCTGCAGATCGCAGGCCTGTGGACCGCGGTCCTCCTCGTCTTCGCCTTCGTGGACCTGTTCAGCCTCTACCGCCCGGACGTGCGGGCAGAGCTGGCCGAGGGAACGCTGGCCGGGTTCGAGATCGGGGAGCCCTTCTTGCTGTCCGCAACCCTGTACGTGGCCATCCCGAGCGTGATGGTGGCGCTGACCCTGCTGCTGCCCCGGCGCATGAACCGAGGGCTGAACATCGCCCTTGGTGTGATCTACGTCGCGACCATCATCGGGGCGGCCATCGGCGAGATGGCGTACTACCTGGTCGGCAGTGTCATCGAGGTCGTCCTGCTCGCCGTGCTGATCGTGATCGCGTGGCGCTGGCCTCGGCCAGCCTGA
- a CDS encoding FAD-dependent oxidoreductase — MTNDAASTDHIGTTTRAPERESMLGRLAWPDLSAEIQELLHHEGQIEDLAAGEVVFEVGESDFDFAVVLEGSIRIVDRAGDREVSRIGAPNFIGELGMLLGQSAFLAGVTAGPTRLLRVPRDRFLHLLTTVPAFADVIVPALAARRRLLYEWGEGGLTLVGRVNDPATTRLLTFAKRSLLPHTFVDRDDTDALARVAEQCDLPDDGTAAVTADWRVLANPEPRDIASALGMDLVREHHESYDVIVVGAGPAGLAAAVYGASEGLCVLAVDDTAVGGQAATSSRIENYLGFATGVSGSELAFRGLIQAVKFGARLAIPRRAVSLEPCGDGHDLTLDDGHVLHTAAVVLANGVQYRRLPLEGLSDLEGAGVYYAATDLEARRCHGSTAVIVGGANSAGQAAMHLADSADHVHLVVRGGSLASSMSSYLSDRVTTHPRISVHYQTEVTAVHGEGRLQEVTLTNNADDTTRRVEAAGLFLMIGAVPFTEWLEGLVALDDKGFVRTGHDGDPYVASRRGIWAVGDVRSGSVKRVASAVGEGSVVIAAVHHHLEAREEATATPA; from the coding sequence GTGACGAACGACGCCGCATCGACCGACCACATCGGGACGACCACCAGGGCCCCCGAACGAGAATCCATGTTGGGACGGCTTGCCTGGCCAGACCTCTCCGCCGAGATCCAGGAGCTGCTGCACCACGAGGGACAGATCGAGGATCTGGCAGCCGGCGAGGTGGTGTTCGAGGTGGGTGAGAGCGACTTCGACTTCGCGGTGGTGCTGGAGGGCAGCATCCGCATCGTCGACCGGGCTGGCGACCGTGAGGTCAGCCGGATCGGCGCCCCGAACTTCATCGGGGAGCTCGGCATGTTGCTCGGCCAGTCCGCCTTCCTCGCCGGGGTCACCGCCGGACCGACCCGCCTGCTGCGGGTTCCTCGTGATCGCTTCCTCCACCTCCTCACCACCGTGCCGGCATTCGCCGACGTGATCGTCCCGGCGCTGGCAGCCCGGCGACGGCTGCTCTACGAGTGGGGTGAGGGCGGACTCACGCTGGTCGGTCGGGTGAACGACCCGGCCACGACCCGTCTGCTGACCTTCGCCAAGCGGAGCCTGCTGCCGCACACCTTCGTCGACCGGGACGACACCGACGCCCTGGCCCGCGTGGCTGAGCAGTGCGACCTCCCCGATGACGGGACGGCCGCTGTGACGGCCGACTGGCGCGTGCTGGCGAACCCCGAACCACGGGACATCGCCTCCGCCCTCGGGATGGATCTGGTCCGGGAGCACCACGAGAGCTACGACGTCATCGTCGTGGGTGCCGGTCCGGCGGGGCTGGCGGCCGCTGTCTACGGCGCCTCCGAGGGTCTGTGCGTCCTGGCCGTCGATGACACCGCCGTGGGTGGGCAGGCCGCCACCTCGTCGCGGATCGAGAACTACCTCGGGTTCGCCACTGGCGTCAGCGGCAGCGAGCTGGCCTTCCGCGGCCTCATCCAAGCCGTCAAGTTCGGCGCACGCCTGGCGATCCCTCGTCGCGCCGTGTCGCTCGAGCCGTGTGGTGACGGTCATGATCTGACCCTCGACGACGGCCACGTCCTGCACACGGCCGCGGTGGTGTTGGCCAACGGCGTGCAGTACCGGCGTCTGCCGCTGGAGGGACTGTCGGACCTGGAGGGCGCGGGGGTCTACTACGCCGCCACCGACCTGGAGGCGCGCCGGTGTCACGGCAGCACCGCCGTCATCGTGGGCGGCGCCAACTCGGCTGGCCAGGCCGCCATGCACCTGGCTGACTCCGCCGACCACGTCCACCTCGTCGTCCGCGGGGGGTCGTTGGCCTCCTCGATGAGTTCCTACCTCTCCGACCGCGTCACCACCCACCCTCGGATCAGCGTCCACTACCAGACCGAGGTGACGGCCGTCCACGGCGAGGGCCGCTTGCAGGAGGTCACGCTGACCAACAATGCCGACGACACCACCCGCCGGGTCGAGGCCGCCGGACTGTTCCTCATGATCGGCGCCGTCCCGTTCACCGAGTGGCTGGAGGGTCTGGTGGCACTCGACGACAAGGGGTTCGTCCGAACCGGCCACGATGGCGATCCGTACGTCGCGTCCCGCCGCGGGATCTGGGCCGTCGGTGATGTCCGGTCGGGATCGGTGAAGCGAGTCGCCTCGGCCGTGGGGGAGGGGTCGGTCGTCATCGCGGCGGTACACCACCATCTGGAGGCGCGGGAGGAGGCAACGGCGACTCCGGCGTGA
- a CDS encoding aldo/keto reductase codes for MEHRTLGTNGPAVSAIGYGAMVLSPDIYGQVDDDDSIRTLHAAIERGVTLIDTARLYGDGHNEALIGRALDGRRDGVILATKGGLTGNPPDIQVDGSPAGLRRDLEASLTALGVDHIDLYYLHAPDPDVDVESSYGTMATFVQDGTVRHLGVSNMALEDIRRCHAMHPISASQDQYSLLWREPEDDGRLDLLDELGIALVAYSPLANGILAGAKPGVEAGDMRSWMPRFAGDAGSRVAQVADAFTDIAAREGVHPATLALAWLLHQRPNLVPIAGTRKVANLDNNVAAVDLDLSADLLAELDRTFSPEESIAPMF; via the coding sequence ATGGAGCACCGGACGTTGGGGACGAACGGACCCGCGGTGTCGGCGATCGGGTACGGCGCCATGGTGCTCTCACCCGACATCTACGGGCAGGTTGATGACGACGATTCGATCAGGACGCTGCACGCCGCCATCGAGCGTGGCGTGACGCTGATCGACACGGCTCGGCTCTATGGCGACGGGCACAACGAGGCCCTGATCGGACGGGCCCTGGACGGCCGGCGCGACGGCGTGATCCTTGCGACCAAGGGCGGCCTGACCGGTAACCCTCCGGACATCCAGGTGGACGGCAGCCCGGCGGGACTGCGCCGCGACCTGGAGGCCAGCCTCACCGCACTGGGCGTGGACCACATCGACCTGTACTACCTCCACGCGCCCGATCCGGATGTCGACGTCGAGTCCTCCTACGGGACGATGGCGACGTTCGTCCAGGACGGCACCGTGCGTCACCTCGGCGTCTCGAACATGGCACTGGAGGACATCCGTCGGTGTCACGCCATGCACCCGATCAGCGCGTCCCAGGACCAGTACTCCCTGCTGTGGCGAGAGCCAGAGGATGACGGGCGACTGGACCTGCTGGACGAGTTGGGCATCGCCCTGGTCGCCTACAGCCCGCTGGCCAACGGGATCCTGGCCGGCGCCAAGCCGGGCGTGGAGGCCGGGGACATGCGGTCATGGATGCCGCGATTCGCCGGTGACGCCGGAAGCCGGGTGGCCCAGGTGGCTGACGCGTTCACCGACATCGCCGCTCGCGAGGGGGTCCATCCGGCGACGTTGGCCCTGGCCTGGCTGCTCCACCAGCGGCCGAACCTGGTCCCCATCGCCGGCACCCGCAAGGTCGCCAACCTCGACAACAACGTCGCCGCGGTGGATCTGGATCTCTCCGCGGACCTGCTGGCTGAGCTGGACCGGACCTTCAGCCCCGAGGAGTCCATCGCGCCGATGTTCTGA
- a CDS encoding YbaN family protein has protein sequence MTEPDLPSRPIRWLWLLGGLVCVGIGGVGVVVPGLPTTIFFILAAAAFTRSSPRLYRWVLELPGIGRHVADYRSGLGMPRRAKIAAITCIVVFAGGAELFVLTHPVARILVAVVALAGIAYILRIPTKLTDELSETAAR, from the coding sequence GTGACCGAGCCGGACCTCCCCTCCCGCCCGATCCGGTGGTTGTGGCTGCTGGGTGGGCTGGTCTGCGTGGGCATCGGCGGGGTCGGTGTGGTCGTGCCGGGCCTGCCGACCACCATCTTCTTCATCCTGGCGGCGGCCGCGTTCACGCGATCCAGCCCTCGGCTGTACCGCTGGGTGCTCGAGCTGCCGGGCATCGGCCGGCACGTCGCGGACTACCGCAGCGGACTCGGGATGCCACGACGGGCCAAGATCGCGGCCATCACCTGCATCGTGGTGTTCGCCGGTGGCGCCGAGCTCTTCGTCCTGACCCACCCGGTGGCGCGGATCCTGGTGGCCGTCGTCGCCCTGGCCGGGATCGCCTACATCCTGCGGATCCCGACCAAGCTCACCGACGAGCTGTCGGAGACGGCAGCCCGCTAG
- a CDS encoding MFS transporter, whose product MTRTQPSSNLALLTDRTFGPYFAGNLISNAGNWIQNIAAATAVFNLTGSATLTGVVSGALWLGSLLLQPYAGALSDRINRRLLLFAGQSLSLVAAAVLAVWTVVVGLDGLPGPWPIIGVTVVIGIGQALAIPASQALVPALVRPDDLEPAIALNSVTYTLGRSIGPVAAAGILFLGGATAGFVVNAFTFLPLLIALWVIDPRAMPAAEGDGSIREGLAYLRDTAGVVGIMLVVTAIGWTSDPLNTLSPAIAQRVGGGDALVGIFVGAFGLGAAVMGTRVTQVRQRVGADRTARGGLVVFGLSVATFGLAPAAWVGVTAMLVAGVGFLCALTTITTWVQEVVPDQLRGRVMAVWGVAFLGSRPFAAVIDGALGDALTPGIATVIAAVPVVAGAVWMPSISRVPDPAA is encoded by the coding sequence GTGACCCGCACCCAACCCTCGTCCAACCTCGCCCTGCTGACCGACCGGACGTTCGGGCCCTACTTCGCCGGCAACCTCATCTCCAACGCGGGGAACTGGATCCAGAACATCGCGGCCGCAACCGCGGTGTTCAACCTGACTGGGTCGGCGACGCTCACCGGGGTGGTCAGCGGGGCGCTCTGGCTCGGCTCGCTGCTGCTGCAGCCCTACGCCGGTGCGCTGAGCGACCGGATCAACCGTCGGCTCCTGCTGTTCGCCGGACAGTCGCTGTCGCTGGTCGCCGCTGCCGTGCTGGCGGTCTGGACGGTCGTGGTCGGGTTGGACGGACTACCCGGACCGTGGCCCATCATCGGCGTGACGGTGGTGATCGGGATCGGGCAGGCCCTGGCCATCCCGGCCAGCCAGGCCCTCGTGCCGGCGCTCGTCCGCCCGGACGACCTCGAGCCCGCGATCGCCTTGAACTCGGTGACCTACACCCTGGGCCGGTCCATCGGGCCGGTGGCCGCTGCCGGCATCCTGTTCCTGGGAGGAGCGACTGCCGGGTTCGTGGTCAACGCGTTCACCTTCCTGCCGCTGCTGATCGCGCTGTGGGTGATCGACCCTCGAGCAATGCCCGCCGCGGAGGGCGACGGCTCGATCCGCGAGGGCCTCGCCTACCTGCGGGACACCGCTGGAGTGGTCGGGATCATGCTGGTCGTCACGGCCATCGGGTGGACCAGCGACCCGCTGAACACCCTCTCACCCGCGATCGCTCAACGGGTCGGCGGGGGCGACGCGTTGGTCGGGATCTTCGTCGGCGCCTTCGGTCTCGGCGCCGCGGTGATGGGGACGCGCGTGACGCAGGTCCGACAGCGGGTGGGCGCGGACCGGACAGCGCGAGGGGGGCTGGTGGTGTTCGGGCTCTCAGTGGCCACGTTCGGCCTGGCGCCCGCCGCGTGGGTCGGGGTGACAGCGATGCTGGTCGCCGGCGTCGGCTTCCTCTGCGCACTCACGACGATCACCACCTGGGTGCAGGAGGTGGTCCCCGATCAGCTCCGTGGCCGCGTCATGGCCGTGTGGGGTGTGGCGTTCCTCGGATCTCGGCCCTTCGCAGCGGTGATCGACGGGGCGCTGGGCGACGCGCTGACCCCCGGCATTGCAACGGTGATCGCTGCTGTGCCGGTGGTGGCGGGAGCGGTGTGGATGCCCTCGATCAGCCGGGTGCCAGACCCCGCGGCGTGA
- a CDS encoding low molecular weight protein-tyrosine-phosphatase, which translates to MTTRISFVCLGNICRSPTAEGVARHLLAERDQMDVEVESAGTGAYHVGNPPDRRATEAAADRGIALDGRARKFDPDDFGRLDLVLAMDRANLADLQAAAAGVEDPPPIRLLREWDAEAGTDRDVPDPYYGGADGFEEVLDMVTRSVEQLLDEIDEGRIGPI; encoded by the coding sequence ATGACGACCCGCATCAGCTTCGTGTGCCTCGGCAACATCTGTCGCTCCCCGACGGCTGAGGGCGTCGCCCGGCACCTGCTGGCCGAGCGAGACCAGATGGACGTCGAGGTGGAGAGCGCGGGGACCGGTGCCTACCACGTGGGCAACCCGCCCGATCGCCGAGCCACGGAAGCGGCAGCCGACCGGGGCATCGCGCTGGACGGGCGGGCGAGGAAGTTCGATCCCGACGACTTCGGACGGCTTGACCTGGTCCTGGCGATGGACCGGGCGAACCTGGCCGACCTGCAGGCGGCTGCCGCAGGAGTCGAGGATCCACCCCCCATCCGGCTGCTGCGCGAGTGGGACGCCGAAGCCGGCACCGACCGGGACGTGCCGGACCCCTACTACGGCGGGGCCGACGGGTTCGAGGAGGTGCTCGACATGGTCACGCGCTCGGTGGAGCAGTTGCTGGACGAGATCGACGAGGGCCGGATCGGGCCCATCTGA
- a CDS encoding TetR/AcrR family transcriptional regulator, whose product MSQQTEQRPVIDRLLEAASGLFYEQGYAATGIDQIVQRSGVAKRTLYRHFPSKDDLIVAYLRRTDAAFTRWLDAEVARAAERAGTLTPTDELRLLLELIQVKAVSPSCAGCTFQGAAAEFPDAAHQVHAVAKQHKDALRARLTGLAERAGLAEPARLADELLLLIDGAWAAARMYRGVTGSPAAVLRHAAAAVIAAHRTR is encoded by the coding sequence ATGAGCCAGCAGACCGAGCAGCGACCGGTGATCGACCGCCTTCTCGAGGCCGCATCGGGGCTCTTCTACGAGCAGGGCTACGCGGCCACCGGCATCGATCAGATCGTGCAGCGCTCCGGCGTCGCCAAGCGAACGCTGTATCGACACTTCCCATCGAAGGACGACCTGATCGTGGCCTACCTCCGGCGGACCGATGCGGCGTTCACCCGGTGGCTCGACGCCGAGGTCGCCCGGGCGGCAGAGCGGGCGGGGACGCTTACTCCAACCGACGAGCTCCGGCTGCTGCTCGAGCTCATCCAGGTGAAGGCCGTCTCACCGAGCTGCGCTGGCTGCACCTTCCAGGGTGCGGCGGCCGAGTTCCCCGACGCCGCTCATCAGGTCCACGCCGTCGCGAAGCAGCACAAGGATGCGCTTCGGGCGCGGCTGACTGGGCTGGCGGAGCGCGCCGGGCTGGCTGAGCCGGCGCGTCTTGCCGATGAGCTCCTCCTGCTGATCGACGGGGCGTGGGCCGCGGCTCGGATGTATCGCGGCGTGACGGGATCCCCGGCCGCGGTTCTTCGTCACGCTGCCGCCGCGGTCATCGCGGCACACCGGACGCGGTGA